A region of Chthoniobacterales bacterium DNA encodes the following proteins:
- a CDS encoding S41 family peptidase: MKPLLPALAALLLPALAIAQTPSPSAPPAPSASPTATPVPEPTPEPLSTGEIINALSDSQLDQAIQSLRTNFLDAGRTTDRELRRATLEGLIDRLSPGLSITTETAVKPGAAPAFLAEILDDRIGYLRLGSLGREALAQMDAALANFKAKGLDAVVLDLRGAPASSDYEVAADVAKRFCAKGKLLFSIQKPSAKQERILTSDRDPDFSGILVVLTDKDNAGAAEALAATLRKNANAMIVGTTTRGEAVEFSDVSLGEGKILRVAVAQIVLPDSGPIFPDGVKPDIAAALSPATQGKIFALSKEKGVSSFVFEMERPHLNEAALVANTNPEIDPAVVRSNGRDALWDTVLQRAVDLVTAISFYDQRAR; the protein is encoded by the coding sequence GTGAAGCCGCTCCTTCCCGCTCTCGCCGCTCTTCTGCTGCCCGCGCTGGCCATTGCGCAAACGCCGTCCCCTTCCGCCCCGCCCGCTCCATCGGCGAGCCCGACGGCCACCCCCGTTCCCGAGCCGACTCCGGAGCCGCTTTCCACCGGCGAGATCATCAACGCGCTCAGCGACTCGCAGCTCGATCAGGCGATTCAGAGTCTTCGCACGAACTTTCTCGACGCGGGTCGCACCACCGATCGCGAACTGCGCCGCGCCACGCTCGAGGGACTGATCGATCGGCTGTCGCCGGGCCTTTCCATCACGACGGAAACCGCGGTCAAGCCCGGCGCCGCCCCGGCCTTTCTCGCCGAGATTCTCGACGATCGCATCGGCTACCTGCGGCTGGGTTCGCTGGGTCGCGAGGCCCTCGCCCAGATGGATGCCGCGCTCGCCAACTTCAAGGCCAAGGGACTCGATGCCGTCGTGCTCGACTTGCGCGGCGCTCCGGCCTCCAGCGATTACGAGGTGGCCGCCGATGTCGCGAAGCGCTTCTGCGCAAAGGGCAAACTGCTCTTTTCCATCCAGAAGCCGAGCGCCAAGCAGGAGCGAATCCTCACCTCCGACCGCGATCCCGACTTCAGCGGGATCCTTGTCGTGCTTACCGACAAGGACAACGCCGGCGCCGCCGAGGCGCTCGCCGCTACGCTGCGGAAGAATGCAAATGCCATGATCGTCGGCACGACCACCCGCGGCGAGGCCGTGGAGTTCTCGGATGTGTCGCTCGGCGAGGGAAAAATCCTTCGCGTGGCGGTCGCGCAGATCGTTTTGCCGGATTCCGGGCCGATTTTTCCCGACGGCGTGAAACCCGATATCGCGGCCGCGCTTTCGCCCGCGACGCAGGGAAAAATCTTCGCGCTCAGCAAGGAGAAGGGCGTGAGCTCGTTTGTCTTCGAGATGGAGCGCCCGCACCTCAACGAAGCCGCGCTCGTTGCGAACACCAATCCCGAGATCGATCCCGCGGTGGTGCGCTCCAACGGCCGCGATGCGCTGTGGGACACCGTTCTTCAGCGCGCCGTCGATCTGGTGACGGCGATCAGTTTCTACGACCAGCGCGCCCGCTGA
- the purD gene encoding phosphoribosylamine--glycine ligase produces MNILVVGSGGREHALAWKLAQSPRVRGVHCAPGNAGTARFAVNVPISVTDNEGLVIYALRHHIDLAIIGPDDSLAGGIVDAFQAAGLRAFGPTASAARLESSKAFAKDFMRRHGIPTAAYEEFDDSAAAREYCRAARYPLVVKADGLALGKGVVIARSFDEADEAIHHSMDEGAFGDAGRRVVIEEFLEGIECSLHALIDGGSYALFPDCRDHKQAYDGGEGPNTGGMGTISPTGSIDAELEACIRAEILDRFVAGAQADGLDFRGMLFPGLMLTAGGPKVLEFNCRWGDPETQVLVRRLQSDLVDLLEACIDRTLAEQEIAWDPRAAVCVVLASGGYPGAYRKGEIITGIDRAEARPDVAVFHAGTTESPDGLVTNGGRVLGVTALGESLAAARTAAYAAADEIHFANLHRRNDIGAVL; encoded by the coding sequence ATGAATATCCTCGTCGTCGGCTCCGGAGGTCGTGAGCACGCGCTGGCCTGGAAGCTCGCCCAGTCGCCGCGGGTCAGGGGAGTCCATTGCGCCCCGGGGAATGCCGGCACCGCGCGCTTTGCGGTGAACGTGCCGATCTCCGTCACCGACAACGAGGGACTCGTCATCTACGCTCTCCGGCATCACATCGACCTCGCGATCATCGGCCCGGATGACTCGCTGGCGGGAGGCATTGTCGATGCCTTTCAAGCCGCCGGCCTGCGGGCCTTTGGCCCCACCGCCTCCGCGGCGCGGCTGGAATCCTCGAAGGCCTTTGCGAAGGATTTCATGCGCCGGCATGGCATTCCGACGGCCGCCTACGAGGAATTCGACGACAGTGCCGCCGCCCGCGAATATTGCCGTGCCGCCAGATACCCGCTCGTCGTCAAGGCCGACGGTCTCGCGCTGGGCAAGGGCGTCGTGATCGCCCGCTCGTTCGACGAGGCCGACGAAGCCATCCACCATTCGATGGACGAGGGCGCCTTCGGCGACGCCGGCCGCCGCGTGGTGATCGAGGAATTTCTCGAAGGCATCGAATGCTCGCTGCACGCGCTCATCGACGGCGGGAGCTACGCGCTCTTTCCCGATTGCCGCGACCACAAGCAGGCCTACGACGGCGGCGAAGGCCCAAATACTGGCGGCATGGGCACGATCTCGCCGACGGGTTCCATCGACGCCGAGCTCGAGGCCTGCATCCGGGCGGAGATTCTCGATCGCTTCGTGGCGGGTGCGCAGGCCGACGGCCTCGATTTCCGCGGCATGCTTTTCCCGGGGCTCATGCTCACGGCCGGGGGCCCGAAGGTTCTCGAGTTCAATTGCCGCTGGGGTGATCCCGAGACGCAGGTCCTCGTCCGGCGTCTCCAGAGCGATCTCGTCGATCTTCTGGAGGCCTGCATCGATCGCACCCTCGCCGAGCAGGAGATCGCGTGGGACCCGCGGGCGGCCGTGTGTGTCGTTCTTGCTTCCGGCGGCTATCCCGGCGCCTACCGAAAGGGCGAAATCATTACCGGAATCGATCGCGCCGAGGCCCGGCCCGACGTCGCCGTCTTCCACGCGGGCACCACGGAGTCGCCCGACGGACTTGTGACCAATGGCGGGCGCGTTCTCGGAGTCACGGCTCTCGGCGAATCGCTCGCCGCCGCCCGCACCGCCGCCTACGCCGCCGCGGATGAGATTCATTTTGCGAATCTGCATCGGCGCAACGACATTGGCGCCGTCCTGTGA
- a CDS encoding MBL fold metallo-hydrolase: MTARLSLVAVLALLLAGCGGGSIQKPTGQPQRIVRVDWYGDQCFRVRSALGVAMLTNPFTPGSTDFPEPKNLTPEIVLISSENPEANNVDLVDNTPHILRGSVGAGTNTVGGIRILGVPVFKNPDVQDVSGMNVTYRWTMDGLKFCFLGQLETVPPPADLSRIGRVDVLFLPVSGTDLTGPQRQQIIEALRPQVIVPMGTVSAMNRFAGGYTSVYRLNGSAALLSRDALPAVPTVLLFRAP; the protein is encoded by the coding sequence ATGACTGCCCGCCTCTCCCTTGTCGCCGTTCTGGCTCTGCTCCTCGCCGGTTGCGGTGGCGGATCCATTCAGAAACCCACCGGACAACCGCAGCGCATCGTGCGCGTGGATTGGTATGGCGATCAGTGCTTCCGGGTTCGCAGCGCTCTCGGGGTCGCCATGCTCACGAATCCCTTCACGCCTGGCAGCACCGACTTCCCCGAGCCGAAAAACCTCACCCCGGAGATCGTGCTGATCTCGAGCGAGAATCCCGAGGCGAACAATGTCGATCTCGTCGACAATACCCCGCACATCCTGCGCGGCAGCGTCGGCGCCGGGACGAACACCGTGGGCGGCATCCGGATCCTTGGCGTGCCCGTCTTCAAGAACCCCGACGTTCAGGACGTCAGCGGCATGAACGTCACCTACCGCTGGACGATGGACGGCCTGAAATTCTGCTTCCTCGGCCAGTTGGAGACCGTTCCGCCGCCGGCCGATCTCTCGCGCATCGGCCGGGTGGATGTGCTTTTCCTGCCCGTGAGCGGCACGGACCTCACCGGTCCGCAGCGCCAGCAGATCATCGAGGCGCTTCGTCCGCAGGTGATCGTTCCGATGGGCACCGTCTCGGCAATGAATCGTTTCGCCGGCGGATATACCTCCGTTTATCGCCTCAACGGCTCCGCCGCGCTGCTCTCGCGCGACGCCCTGCCTGCCGTTCCGACCGTTCTCCTTTTCCGCGCACCCTGA
- a CDS encoding NAD(P)-dependent oxidoreductase, protein MRLFLTGATGFVGLNLLLEVLRDGRYEEIVASVRDPGKLARQLAFEGFAELPRNLRVMPWGEPPPAVDHAVHCAGVLFSRSREECFRVNVDESLALLTRLPAGTRTVVLSSQSAGGPTPAGQIVRTAADADAPLTWYGASKLAMERRLLVERPGTLVWRPPMILGPRDRATLPLFRMAAGAVRIKPGLRPKTYSWIAVGDLVRAILRALEDAAPAPTTPLAACASESITDRELIQTAADVLGRPGRILPLPHALLRGVSAVVDAVPALRDAAPSLTRDRVREIFPDRWVLDSSEFRARYAPEPFASLAGTLAETLAWNVRAGLLPAA, encoded by the coding sequence ATGCGCCTGTTTCTGACCGGCGCCACGGGATTCGTCGGACTCAACCTTCTGCTCGAGGTCCTGCGGGACGGCCGTTACGAGGAAATCGTCGCCAGCGTGCGCGATCCCGGGAAGCTCGCCCGGCAGCTCGCCTTCGAGGGGTTTGCCGAACTGCCCCGAAATCTGCGGGTGATGCCCTGGGGCGAGCCGCCGCCGGCAGTGGACCACGCCGTGCACTGCGCGGGCGTCCTCTTTTCGCGAAGTCGCGAGGAATGCTTCCGCGTGAACGTCGACGAATCCCTCGCCCTGCTCACGCGCCTGCCCGCTGGCACGCGCACGGTTGTCCTTTCGTCGCAAAGTGCCGGCGGGCCGACCCCTGCGGGCCAGATCGTGCGAACGGCGGCCGACGCGGATGCTCCGCTCACGTGGTATGGCGCATCCAAGCTCGCGATGGAGCGTCGTCTCCTCGTGGAGCGGCCGGGAACCCTGGTCTGGCGGCCTCCGATGATTCTCGGTCCGCGGGATCGCGCCACGCTGCCGCTTTTCCGCATGGCCGCCGGTGCCGTGCGCATCAAGCCTGGGCTGCGGCCGAAGACCTACAGCTGGATTGCTGTCGGCGACCTCGTGCGGGCCATTCTGCGGGCGCTCGAGGATGCCGCGCCCGCCCCGACCACGCCGCTGGCGGCCTGTGCGTCGGAATCGATCACCGATCGGGAGCTCATCCAGACCGCGGCCGATGTGCTCGGGCGGCCCGGGCGCATTCTGCCGCTGCCCCATGCGCTGCTGCGCGGGGTTTCCGCGGTGGTCGATGCTGTGCCGGCGCTTCGCGATGCCGCTCCCAGCCTGACTCGCGATCGCGTGCGCGAGATTTTTCCCGACCGCTGGGTGCTCGACAGCTCCGAGTTTCGCGCGCGCTACGCGCCGGAGCCGTTTGCCTCGCTTGCCGGGACGCTGGCGGAGACGCTCGCGTGGAATGTGCGGGCCGGATTGCTTCCCGCCGCTTGA
- a CDS encoding aminotransferase class I/II-fold pyridoxal phosphate-dependent enzyme yields MAKDLTQKCRDYRDSADARAQGFYPYFRRIDDTAGNHVVCDGAEKIMIGSNNYLGLAQDERVVEAACDAVRRFGSGCTGSRLLNGNIRLHEQLEEALATFLQREAVLLFSTGFFANQGALATLTEDDDAILCDRENHASIIDGCQFAPAKLVPFRHNSAVSLRNRMKRLPEATGKLVVLDGVFSMSGDIADLPPIIEAAKEYGALTYVDEAHALGVLGPLGRGTVHHFGVNDDVDLVMGTFSKSLGSMGGFIAGSKEVIEFLRHKARCFIFTASLAPAVAGGVLKALELMQSEPERIDALWRNTRKMHEGFKSLGFKIGTTQTPIVPILIGSEARAFQFTQRLYEEGVFATPAIYPAVRYGEAIVRTSFMATHTDEDLDRVLDIFARLARELGTFDDPAYSEPGRRKNVFDFSLSYAEGSDPLREGAGDVARNGTGFHPAVSR; encoded by the coding sequence GTGGCGAAAGATTTAACACAAAAGTGCCGGGATTATCGGGATTCCGCCGACGCACGAGCCCAGGGCTTTTATCCATATTTTCGCCGCATCGACGACACGGCAGGCAATCACGTCGTTTGCGACGGGGCCGAGAAGATCATGATCGGGTCGAACAACTACCTCGGCCTCGCTCAGGACGAGCGCGTGGTCGAGGCGGCCTGTGATGCGGTGCGGCGGTTTGGTTCCGGTTGCACGGGCTCCCGCTTGCTCAACGGCAACATCCGCCTGCACGAGCAGCTCGAGGAAGCCCTGGCGACATTCCTCCAGCGCGAGGCGGTGCTCCTCTTCTCGACCGGCTTTTTTGCAAACCAGGGCGCCCTGGCCACTCTCACCGAGGACGACGATGCGATTCTCTGCGACCGCGAGAACCACGCGAGCATCATCGATGGCTGCCAGTTCGCTCCGGCCAAGCTCGTCCCCTTTCGCCACAATTCCGCCGTCTCGCTGCGGAACCGGATGAAGCGTCTGCCCGAGGCGACCGGCAAGCTGGTGGTCCTCGACGGCGTCTTCAGCATGTCGGGCGACATTGCGGACCTTCCGCCAATCATCGAGGCCGCGAAGGAATACGGCGCGCTCACCTACGTCGACGAGGCTCACGCCCTGGGCGTGCTCGGGCCGCTCGGTCGCGGCACGGTGCACCATTTTGGCGTGAACGACGATGTCGACCTCGTGATGGGCACGTTCTCGAAGTCGCTTGGCTCGATGGGCGGCTTCATCGCCGGCTCGAAGGAAGTCATCGAATTTCTCCGGCACAAGGCGCGCTGCTTCATTTTCACGGCTTCGCTGGCGCCCGCGGTGGCGGGGGGCGTGCTGAAGGCGCTCGAGCTCATGCAGAGCGAGCCCGAGCGGATCGACGCGCTGTGGCGCAATACCCGCAAGATGCACGAGGGCTTCAAGTCGCTCGGCTTCAAGATCGGCACCACGCAGACGCCGATCGTCCCGATTCTCATCGGCAGCGAGGCGCGGGCGTTCCAGTTCACCCAGCGTCTTTACGAGGAGGGCGTGTTTGCCACGCCGGCGATCTACCCGGCCGTCCGCTACGGCGAGGCGATCGTTCGCACAAGTTTCATGGCCACGCATACGGACGAAGATCTCGACCGCGTGCTGGATATCTTTGCCCGGCTGGCGAGGGAGCTTGGCACCTTCGACGACCCCGCATATTCAGAACCCGGCCGCCGCAAAAATGTTTTCGATTTCAGCCTGTCTTACGCCGAGGGATCGGACCCGCTTCGAGAGGGTGCCGGAGACGTTGCACGGAACGGAACCGGGTTTCATCCCGCCGTTTCCCGGTAG
- a CDS encoding adenylate/guanylate cyclase domain-containing protein, whose amino-acid sequence MNPPVGTITFLFSDIEGSTRLWEQHSEAMRLSLRRHDEILRNAMESHHGFVFKTIGDAFCVAFDRAGDAFAAAAQVQHELHEEEWGPTGPLKVRMALHVGAAEFRDGDYYGNSLNRVARILAAAHGGQVLLSLPVEELVRDHIAPGLMLRDLGERRLRDLIRPEHLFQLVLAGLPADFPPLRSLEVTPNNLPTLLNTFVGRGQERDTVKQLLATTRLLTLTGTGGTGKTRLSIQVAEESLAEYPDGVWLVELATISDPDRIVELMAETVGQREEPGESRRAALIRYLCGRRMLLIIDNCEHLLEACADLVAEMLRSCSTIRILATSRASLGIAGERTWAVPPLSVLNPARDLFQISDIVGVVSQYEAVRLFIDRAAAVKPGFEVTRQNAAAIAQICWRLDGIPLAIELAAARARVLTPEQIAQRLDDRFRLLTGGGRSVLPHQQTLRTLIDWSYDLLSESERVLFRRLGVFGGGRTIEAIEAVCTGDGVDTYDALDLLQLLVDKSLLSVESDATDATRYTMIESVWQYARERLEASGEFPALRDRHLDYFLVLAEEARPQLESLSTARWLDRVGSDIFNFRLAFDWAAASTPENTQKGLRIVAALTRYIEIRGNFEEGKAVIEDLLGAPGAEAPTLARAESLVGAGRIAWCRDNSEAAVGYYREGVALFEKLGRTRDAIFHNALLGFVETNIGITDGVEERFRRALEAGRELQDVSLTAIGLSGMGSFAARRGDNTEARRLREESLAIYRSTGDQWISGYLLWGIAKACAIDGDAPAARAALEEWTAIARKFGNRWVTPYLLQIFAEVLLIEKDAPAAARVLGASEAGREALGITLDVIDRADWERTVSTLGRELDAPARLREWNTGRQLGLWEAIDFAIHNRKRSAAAAVAA is encoded by the coding sequence ATGAATCCGCCGGTTGGCACCATCACTTTCCTCTTCAGCGACATCGAGGGCAGCACCCGCCTCTGGGAGCAGCATTCGGAGGCGATGCGCCTGTCCCTGCGCCGACACGACGAGATCCTGCGCAATGCGATGGAGTCGCACCACGGCTTCGTCTTCAAGACGATCGGCGACGCCTTCTGCGTAGCCTTCGATCGCGCCGGCGACGCCTTTGCCGCCGCCGCCCAGGTGCAGCACGAATTGCACGAAGAGGAATGGGGCCCAACCGGGCCGCTGAAGGTGCGCATGGCCCTGCACGTCGGCGCGGCCGAATTCCGCGACGGCGACTACTACGGCAACAGCCTCAATCGCGTCGCCCGCATTCTCGCCGCCGCGCATGGCGGTCAGGTGCTGCTTTCGCTGCCGGTCGAGGAACTCGTCCGCGACCACATCGCGCCCGGCCTCATGCTGCGCGACCTGGGCGAGCGCCGCCTGCGCGACCTCATTCGCCCGGAGCATCTCTTCCAGCTCGTTCTTGCCGGCCTGCCGGCGGACTTCCCGCCGCTGCGCTCGCTGGAAGTCACGCCGAACAATCTTCCGACGCTGTTGAATACCTTCGTCGGCCGCGGCCAGGAGCGCGACACCGTGAAGCAGTTGCTCGCGACCACTCGCCTGCTCACGCTCACCGGCACCGGCGGCACGGGCAAGACGCGCCTCTCCATTCAGGTCGCCGAGGAATCCCTCGCCGAATATCCCGACGGCGTCTGGCTCGTGGAACTCGCGACCATTTCCGATCCCGACCGCATCGTCGAACTCATGGCCGAGACCGTGGGCCAGCGCGAGGAACCCGGCGAATCCCGCCGCGCCGCGCTCATCCGCTACCTCTGCGGCCGGCGCATGCTTCTCATCATCGACAACTGCGAGCACCTGCTCGAGGCCTGCGCCGATCTCGTCGCCGAAATGCTCCGCAGCTGCAGCACCATCCGCATTCTCGCGACCAGCCGCGCCTCGCTCGGCATCGCGGGCGAACGCACCTGGGCCGTGCCGCCGCTCAGCGTGCTGAATCCCGCCCGGGACCTCTTTCAGATTTCCGACATCGTCGGCGTGGTGTCCCAATACGAGGCCGTTCGCCTTTTCATCGACCGCGCCGCCGCCGTGAAGCCCGGCTTCGAAGTCACCCGGCAGAACGCCGCCGCCATCGCCCAGATCTGCTGGCGACTCGACGGCATCCCGCTCGCGATCGAGCTCGCCGCCGCCCGCGCCCGCGTCCTCACGCCGGAACAGATCGCCCAGCGCCTCGACGACCGCTTTCGCCTGCTCACCGGCGGCGGCCGCTCCGTCCTGCCGCACCAGCAGACGCTGCGCACGCTCATCGACTGGAGCTACGACCTGCTCTCCGAGAGCGAGCGCGTGCTCTTTCGCCGACTCGGCGTCTTCGGCGGCGGCCGCACGATCGAGGCCATCGAGGCCGTCTGCACCGGCGACGGCGTCGACACCTACGACGCGCTCGACCTGCTCCAGCTCCTCGTCGACAAGTCGCTCCTCAGCGTCGAATCGGACGCCACCGACGCGACCCGTTACACGATGATCGAGTCCGTCTGGCAATACGCCCGCGAGCGCCTCGAAGCCTCCGGCGAATTCCCGGCGCTGCGCGACCGCCACCTCGATTACTTCCTCGTCCTCGCCGAAGAGGCCCGCCCCCAGCTCGAGAGCCTCAGCACCGCAAGGTGGCTCGACCGCGTCGGCTCCGACATCTTCAACTTCCGCCTCGCCTTCGACTGGGCCGCCGCCAGCACTCCGGAAAACACGCAGAAGGGACTGCGCATCGTCGCCGCCCTCACCCGTTACATCGAGATCCGTGGCAACTTCGAGGAAGGCAAGGCCGTCATCGAAGATCTGCTCGGGGCTCCCGGCGCCGAAGCCCCCACGCTCGCCCGCGCCGAGTCGCTCGTCGGCGCCGGCCGCATCGCCTGGTGCCGCGACAATTCCGAGGCGGCCGTCGGCTACTACCGCGAGGGCGTCGCCCTGTTCGAAAAGCTCGGCCGCACACGCGACGCCATCTTTCACAACGCCTTGCTCGGCTTCGTGGAAACCAACATCGGCATCACCGACGGCGTCGAAGAGCGCTTCCGGCGCGCGCTGGAGGCTGGCCGCGAACTTCAGGATGTCAGCCTCACCGCGATCGGCCTCAGCGGCATGGGAAGTTTTGCGGCGCGGCGCGGCGACAATACCGAGGCCCGGCGCCTGCGCGAGGAGAGCCTCGCGATCTACCGCTCGACCGGCGATCAATGGATCTCCGGCTACCTGCTCTGGGGCATTGCGAAGGCCTGCGCCATCGACGGCGATGCTCCCGCCGCCCGCGCGGCGCTCGAGGAATGGACGGCCATCGCCCGGAAGTTCGGCAACCGCTGGGTCACTCCCTACCTCCTCCAGATTTTTGCCGAAGTCCTCCTCATCGAGAAAGACGCCCCCGCTGCCGCCCGGGTTCTCGGCGCCTCCGAGGCCGGCCGCGAAGCCCTCGGCATCACGCTCGACGTCATCGATCGCGCCGACTGGGAGCGAACGGTGAGCACGCTCGGCCGCGAGCTGGATGCCCCGGCCCGGCTGCGCGAATGGAATACCGGCCGCCAGCTCGGCCTCTGGGAGGCCATCGACTTCGCCATTCACAACCGCAAGAGATCCGCCGCCGCAGCCGTCGCGGCCTGA
- a CDS encoding tRNA threonylcarbamoyladenosine dehydratase, with product MSTFTTPDPRFASLGRLLGAGAVARLARSHVVVVGVGGVGSWTVEALARSGVGALTLVDMDDICITNVNRQLPALTSTVGQAKVAVLAERIAHIHPGCAVTPVCEFLTESNAARLLDGPFDFVVDATDRMSVKAAILGTARARGIPALTVGGAGGRADATRIRCVDLAEAGGDELLRQVRRKLRQHYGWPGGNGNFYDVPAVLSSEPPAYPWSDGRVCATPEPDSSLKMDCATGFGAACFVTGAFGFVAAGEVVRRLVQEPKSLA from the coding sequence GTGAGCACGTTCACCACGCCGGATCCCCGCTTCGCCAGCCTCGGCCGCCTGCTCGGCGCCGGGGCCGTTGCCCGGCTCGCCCGCTCCCATGTCGTCGTGGTCGGCGTCGGCGGAGTCGGCTCGTGGACCGTCGAAGCCCTCGCGCGCTCCGGCGTCGGCGCGCTGACGCTCGTCGACATGGACGACATCTGCATCACGAACGTCAACCGCCAGCTCCCCGCCCTCACCTCCACCGTTGGCCAGGCGAAGGTCGCCGTCCTCGCCGAGCGCATCGCCCACATTCATCCCGGCTGCGCCGTCACTCCCGTCTGCGAATTCCTCACCGAATCGAATGCCGCCCGCCTGCTCGACGGCCCGTTCGACTTCGTCGTGGACGCCACCGATCGCATGTCCGTGAAGGCCGCCATCCTCGGCACCGCCCGGGCGCGCGGCATTCCCGCCCTCACCGTCGGCGGGGCGGGTGGCCGGGCGGACGCGACCCGCATTCGTTGCGTCGATCTCGCCGAGGCCGGCGGCGATGAGCTTCTCCGCCAGGTCCGCCGCAAACTCCGGCAGCACTACGGCTGGCCGGGCGGCAACGGCAATTTCTACGACGTCCCCGCCGTGCTCTCGAGCGAGCCTCCGGCCTACCCGTGGAGCGACGGCCGCGTCTGCGCCACGCCCGAGCCGGATTCGTCGCTCAAGATGGACTGCGCCACCGGCTTCGGCGCGGCGTGCTTCGTCACCGGGGCCTTCGGGTTCGTCGCTGCCGGCGAGGTCGTCCGCCGATTGGTTCAGGAGCCAAAAAGCCTCGCATAA
- a CDS encoding TatD family hydrolase, protein MKIFDAHNHLQAAELTPWRDAFLASGAVAGMVVNGTSEADWAAVAELAAAHAGIRASYGVHPWRVDEVSAEWRERLSARLDGGGVVGEIGLDRWKTDRNFDRQLEIFRWQLGEAARRGLPVTIHCLRAWGALNEVLHEATAPPFLLHAYGGPVEMVRGFVERGGYFSFSGSFLAANRERKREAFLAVPLDRLLVETDAPDMPLPEELDQFAARSATGERVNHPGNLGAVYAGLAELRGMPVAELAGPVAGNYARLFGS, encoded by the coding sequence ATGAAGATCTTCGACGCCCACAACCACCTGCAGGCGGCGGAGCTCACGCCGTGGCGCGACGCCTTTCTCGCGAGCGGTGCGGTGGCGGGAATGGTCGTGAACGGCACGAGCGAGGCGGACTGGGCCGCGGTGGCGGAGCTGGCGGCGGCGCACGCGGGGATTCGCGCGAGCTATGGCGTGCATCCCTGGCGGGTCGACGAGGTCTCGGCGGAATGGCGGGAGCGACTGAGCGCGCGGCTGGATGGCGGAGGCGTCGTGGGGGAGATCGGGCTCGATCGGTGGAAGACCGATCGGAATTTCGACCGGCAGCTGGAGATTTTCCGGTGGCAGTTGGGGGAGGCGGCGCGGCGCGGATTGCCGGTGACGATCCATTGCCTGCGGGCGTGGGGCGCGTTGAACGAGGTGCTGCACGAAGCAACGGCGCCCCCGTTCCTCCTGCATGCGTATGGCGGGCCGGTCGAAATGGTGCGCGGCTTTGTCGAGCGCGGCGGGTATTTCTCGTTCTCCGGATCGTTCCTCGCGGCGAATCGGGAGCGGAAGCGGGAGGCGTTCCTCGCGGTGCCGCTCGATCGGCTGCTGGTGGAGACGGATGCGCCGGACATGCCGCTGCCGGAGGAACTCGACCAGTTCGCGGCGCGATCCGCGACGGGCGAGCGGGTGAACCATCCCGGCAATCTCGGCGCGGTCTACGCGGGGCTGGCGGAGTTGCGCGGGATGCCGGTCGCGGAGCTCGCGGGGCCGGTGGCCGGGAATTATGCGAGGCTTTTTGGCTCCTGA
- a CDS encoding SufE family protein gives MLRSSLRASQPEIRSRCKPGTDFLPVGSGATRYRAGVTLAEKQTAWTEKYRLVPDPQERLAAIVGRKSRLEPLTDAERIDANLVPGCVSRVWLAGEVAGGALRLRLDAEAGIVRGLAAFLAEFYDGAEAAEAAHFQPTLLEDLGIARVLSPTRLHGLGKVCERIRALSAT, from the coding sequence ATGCTGCGGAGCAGTCTGCGCGCTAGCCAACCCGAGATTCGCAGCCGCTGCAAGCCCGGGACGGATTTCCTGCCTGTCGGGAGCGGGGCGACGCGCTATCGTGCGGGGGTGACGCTTGCGGAAAAACAAACGGCGTGGACCGAAAAATACCGGCTCGTGCCCGATCCCCAGGAGCGGCTGGCCGCGATCGTGGGGCGGAAGTCGCGGCTGGAGCCGCTGACCGACGCGGAGCGGATCGACGCGAACCTTGTGCCCGGCTGCGTCTCGCGCGTGTGGCTGGCTGGCGAGGTGGCCGGCGGAGCATTGCGATTGCGGCTGGATGCGGAGGCGGGAATCGTGCGCGGGCTCGCGGCGTTTCTTGCGGAGTTCTACGACGGGGCGGAGGCGGCCGAGGCCGCGCATTTCCAGCCGACGCTGCTCGAGGACCTCGGCATTGCGCGGGTGCTTTCGCCGACGCGACTGCACGGCCTCGGGAAGGTCTGCGAGCGGATCCGCGCGCTCTCGGCGACATGA